The following proteins come from a genomic window of Actinopolyspora saharensis:
- a CDS encoding vitamin B12-dependent ribonucleotide reductase: MTETVGSPASAGESEAGTRAAGIRVQRVYTTEGVHPYDEVTWERRDVVMTNWRDGSINFEQRDVEFPEFWSLNAANIVTSKYFRGALGTPERESSLRQLIDRVVKTYVHSGLEHGYFASETDAEIFEHELTYMLLHQVFSFNSPVWFNVGTSSKQQVSACFILSVDDTMESILDWYKEEGLIFKGGSGAGLNLSRIRSSKELLSSGGTASGPVSFMRGADASAGTIKSGGATRRAAKMVVLDVDHPDVEEFIETKSREEHKIRALRDAGFDVDLGGSDMVSVQYQNANNSVRVSDEFMRSVESDGQFGLKARTDGSVTDTVRARDVFNKMAKSAWECADPGIQYDDTINDWHTSPESGRITASNPCSEYLHLDNSSCNLASLNLMKFLREDLTFDAELFKSAVEIVITAMDISICFADFPTESIAQTTRDFRQLGIGYANLGALLMATGHAYDSDGGRALAASVTSLMTGTAYKRSAELAGAVGPYAGYARNAESHQRVMRKHAAANDLVRTYHHNDVNVHDLATQVWQEGLEIGARNGWRNAQASVLAPTGTIGLMMDCDTTGVEPDLALVKFKKLVGGGSMQIVNRTVPRALRALGYPDEQAEAIIEYIAEHGHVVDAPGLRPEHYEVFDCAMGERSIAPMGHVRMMAAVQPFLSGSISKTVNMPEHATVEDVQEIYFEGWRLGLKALAIYRDNCKVGQPLSAGSGGKDKGEKQVEKEIEYRPVRKRLPKKRPSQTISFTVGGAEGYLHAGSYPDDGLGEIFIKLGKQGSTLAGVMDAFAMSISVGLQYGIPLEFYVSKFQNVRFEPAGMTDDPDVRMASSVLDYLFRRLALDHLSYEKRAQLGIFTAAERTEQTNGADAGQEQNELDSMRGSVEYSEQPKPVVQNPSDDSDAGSSTELLELKLGKAADAPLCMTCGTKMRPSGSCYLCEGCGATSGCS; the protein is encoded by the coding sequence ATGACAGAGACCGTCGGTAGTCCGGCCTCCGCAGGGGAGTCGGAGGCAGGAACCCGCGCGGCGGGAATCCGGGTCCAGCGTGTTTACACGACCGAGGGAGTGCACCCCTACGACGAGGTGACCTGGGAGCGCCGGGACGTCGTGATGACCAACTGGCGCGACGGTTCGATCAACTTCGAACAGCGCGACGTCGAGTTCCCGGAGTTCTGGTCGCTGAACGCGGCCAACATCGTCACGAGCAAGTACTTCCGTGGCGCACTCGGCACGCCGGAACGCGAGAGCAGCCTGCGGCAGCTCATCGACCGCGTGGTCAAGACCTACGTGCACAGCGGCCTCGAGCACGGCTACTTCGCGTCCGAGACCGACGCCGAGATCTTCGAGCACGAGTTGACCTACATGCTGCTGCACCAGGTGTTCAGCTTCAACTCGCCGGTGTGGTTCAACGTGGGGACCAGCTCCAAGCAGCAGGTCTCTGCCTGCTTCATCCTGTCGGTCGACGACACGATGGAGTCGATCCTCGACTGGTACAAGGAAGAGGGACTGATCTTCAAGGGAGGTTCCGGAGCGGGGCTGAACCTCTCCCGCATCCGCTCCTCCAAGGAGCTGCTGTCCTCCGGGGGCACGGCTTCCGGTCCGGTTTCGTTCATGCGCGGTGCCGACGCCTCGGCGGGAACCATCAAGTCCGGCGGGGCCACCAGGCGCGCCGCCAAGATGGTCGTGCTCGACGTCGACCACCCGGACGTCGAGGAGTTCATCGAGACCAAGTCCAGGGAGGAGCACAAGATCCGCGCCCTGCGCGACGCGGGCTTCGACGTGGACCTCGGCGGCTCGGACATGGTCTCCGTGCAGTACCAGAACGCGAACAACTCGGTGCGGGTCAGCGACGAGTTCATGCGCTCCGTCGAGAGCGACGGCCAGTTCGGGCTGAAGGCGCGCACCGACGGCTCGGTGACGGACACCGTCCGCGCCAGGGACGTGTTCAACAAGATGGCCAAGTCCGCCTGGGAGTGCGCCGACCCGGGCATCCAGTACGACGACACCATCAACGACTGGCACACCAGCCCGGAGTCCGGCAGGATCACCGCGTCGAACCCGTGCTCGGAGTACCTGCACCTGGACAACTCCAGCTGCAACCTCGCCTCGCTGAACCTGATGAAGTTCCTGCGCGAGGACCTCACCTTCGACGCTGAGCTGTTCAAGAGCGCCGTCGAGATCGTGATCACCGCGATGGACATCTCGATCTGCTTCGCGGACTTCCCCACGGAGTCGATCGCGCAGACCACGCGGGACTTCCGCCAGCTCGGAATCGGCTACGCCAACCTCGGCGCGCTGCTGATGGCCACCGGGCACGCCTACGACTCCGACGGAGGCAGGGCGCTCGCGGCCTCGGTGACCTCGTTGATGACGGGGACCGCCTACAAGCGCTCCGCCGAGCTCGCCGGCGCGGTGGGGCCCTACGCGGGTTACGCGCGCAACGCCGAGTCCCACCAGCGCGTGATGCGCAAGCACGCGGCCGCCAACGACCTGGTGCGGACCTACCACCACAACGACGTCAACGTGCACGACCTGGCCACCCAGGTGTGGCAGGAGGGGCTGGAGATCGGCGCGCGGAACGGCTGGCGCAACGCGCAGGCCTCCGTGCTGGCCCCGACCGGAACCATCGGTCTGATGATGGACTGCGACACGACCGGCGTGGAACCGGACCTGGCCCTGGTCAAGTTCAAGAAGCTGGTCGGCGGCGGCTCGATGCAGATCGTCAACCGGACGGTGCCGCGCGCGCTGCGCGCGCTGGGCTACCCGGACGAGCAGGCCGAGGCCATCATCGAGTACATCGCCGAGCACGGGCACGTGGTGGACGCGCCGGGGCTGCGGCCGGAGCACTACGAGGTGTTCGACTGCGCCATGGGGGAGCGCTCCATCGCTCCCATGGGCCACGTCCGCATGATGGCCGCGGTGCAGCCCTTCCTGTCCGGTTCGATCTCCAAGACCGTGAACATGCCCGAGCACGCCACGGTCGAGGACGTCCAGGAGATCTACTTCGAGGGCTGGCGACTCGGCCTCAAGGCGCTGGCCATCTACCGGGACAACTGCAAGGTCGGTCAGCCGCTGTCCGCGGGCAGCGGGGGCAAGGACAAGGGCGAGAAGCAGGTCGAGAAGGAGATCGAGTACCGCCCGGTGCGCAAGCGCCTGCCCAAGAAGCGTCCGAGCCAGACGATCTCGTTCACGGTCGGCGGTGCCGAGGGCTACCTCCACGCGGGCTCCTACCCGGACGACGGTCTCGGCGAGATCTTCATCAAGCTCGGCAAGCAGGGGTCCACGCTCGCGGGCGTGATGGACGCCTTCGCGATGTCCATCTCGGTCGGGCTGCAGTACGGGATCCCGCTGGAGTTCTACGTATCCAAGTTCCAGAACGTCCGGTTCGAGCCGGCAGGCATGACCGACGACCCGGACGTGCGCATGGCCAGCAGCGTACTGGACTACCTGTTCCGCAGGCTCGCGCTGGACCACCTGTCCTACGAGAAGCGGGCCCAGCTGGGCATCTTCACCGCCGCCGAGCGCACCGAGCAGACCAACGGTGCCGACGCGGGGCAGGAGCAGAACGAGCTGGACTCGATGCGTGGTTCTGTGGAGTACTCCGAGCAGCCCAAGCCCGTGGTGCAGAACCCGAGCGACGACTCGGACGCGGGAAGCTCGACCGAGCTGCTGGAGCTGAAGCTGGGCAAGGCCGCTGACGCCCCGCTGTGCATGACCTGCGGCACCAAGATGCGTCCCTCCGGGTCGTGCTACCTCTGTGAGGGCTGCGGAGCCACCTCGGGCTGCAGCTGA
- the nrdR gene encoding transcriptional regulator NrdR: MRCPFCRGDDSRVVDSREVEEGQSIRRRRSCANCGRRFTTVEELVLTVVKRSGVTEPFSRDKVVRGVRRACQGRPVEEDALQQLAHRVEETIRSLGVPEVPSHEVGLAILGPLRELDEVAYLRFASVYRSFTSVEDFEREIADLRNADEESADAAGGQQAPRSGVDADEQPGRTSEANANA; this comes from the coding sequence TTGCGATGTCCGTTCTGTCGAGGTGACGATTCGCGCGTCGTCGACTCCCGCGAGGTGGAGGAAGGGCAGTCGATTCGGCGCAGGCGGTCCTGCGCGAACTGCGGCCGCAGGTTCACCACGGTCGAGGAGCTGGTGCTCACGGTGGTGAAGCGCTCGGGAGTGACCGAGCCGTTCAGTCGGGACAAGGTCGTTCGGGGGGTGCGCCGCGCCTGTCAGGGACGCCCGGTGGAGGAGGACGCGCTGCAGCAGCTCGCCCACCGGGTGGAGGAGACGATCAGGTCGCTGGGGGTGCCGGAAGTGCCCAGCCACGAGGTGGGATTGGCGATTCTCGGGCCGCTGCGCGAGCTGGACGAAGTCGCCTACCTGCGCTTCGCGAGCGTGTACAGGTCGTTCACCTCGGTCGAGGACTTCGAGCGGGAGATCGCGGACCTGCGCAACGCCGACGAGGAGTCCGCCGACGCCGCCGGCGGACAGCAGGCTCCGCGGAGCGGGGTCGACGCGGACGAGCAACCCGGACGAACGAGCGAAGCGAACGCGAATGCCTAA